DNA sequence from the Maribacter dokdonensis DSW-8 genome:
GTACTATGTTTTAAGATAAAAGGAGCTTCTATTTCAGATGGCAAAAGATATGCTTCACTTTTTAAAGTTTTCAACACCTTTTTTGATTATTTCAAATAAGCCTTTTCATTAGTAAAATTTGCTAGTTCTACAAATGCAGAAGCTACAATGGTTGCAGCGGAAACATCCTTAATAGTATTTGGTATACTTGGATCGTTAAAATCCCAAAATGGAATTCCGTCCTCCGATAAACTATTATGTTTTAAATAAAATTCCGCCGATTTCCTTGCCTGCTCTAAATAAACCGAATTGCCAGTATATCTATAGCACATTGTAAAGCCATAGATACCCCACGCCTGTCCCCTAGACCATGAAGAATTATCGTTATAACCTTGGTGCGTAACTTTATCTTTAGCCCTACCGGTAACGGTATCATAGACTACAACGTGAAAACTGCTATTATCTTCCCTAAAATGATTTTTTAAAGTGGAATTGGCATGCTGCACAGCAATTTTATGAAATGTGCTATCACCCGATATTTTAGTAGCCTCAAACAACAATTCTAGATTCATCATATTATCGATAATTACCGGAAACTCCCAAATATCCTTATTAAAGTCCCAAGAACGTATGCTACCTACTTTAACATTAAACCTGGTCACCAATGTTGTTGCACTTTCTATAATTACCTCTTTATACTTTTCATTACCGGTCACCACATACCCTTCTCCAAAACTGCAATATATTTTAAACCCCATATCATGGGTGCCATCATTATATTTTTCTTGTTCAATATAATCCGTTGTCTCCATTGCCTTGGATTTAAAGGCTGGCTTACCGGTTAATTTATACAATTGCCAGAGATTACCTGGGTAGAACCCACTTGTCCAGTCTTTTGAAGCTACTTTGAAAACTTTTTTGGTTTTAGGGTCATAACTTCTTGGGATGGAAATGGAATCTATAGGATAATCTAAAAATTTCTGATATCGAATTTGCAGAAGAGAATCTGCCGATATACGTAGTATACCTTCTTTTTTGTGAGGTATTTCTTTGCAAGACAACGAAGCTAAAGCAATTAAAATACAAAAGCCTTTACACCATATTTTACTTATAGCAACATATTAATTAGTACCTAGTAGCACATAAATTACTACTGTAATTATACACAACATTATTGCCATTGGTCTTGTGTATTGCCATTCTTTCATTTCTACATAATCATGATCTTCTTCTTTAAATGGTTGCCTATTAGGATAGAAATAGGAGACAATGAACATTACCAACATATTCAAGACAAATTCTATTCCCCAAATATGCACAAAATGAATATCTACTTTTAAGATAAAGGTTGTTAAAATATAGAAAGTCAAACCTATGACCAAAGCCACTTTTGCTGCTGTAGCGGAGATTTTCTTCAAAAAGAAACCTGCCAACATAATTGACGCTATTGGTATAAAGAAAATTCCATTAAGCTGCTGTAAAAGTTGGTATAATCCATCTGGAGCATTTGCTACCATTGGCGCTACTAAGATGGCAAATACCGCAAGAATGGTCGATGTCAGTTTCCCTATCCTAACCAATTTTTTATCACTGCTTTTTTTACCAAAATGTCTTTTAAAAACATCTATACTGAATATGGTTGCAGCACTATTTAACACACTATTGAAAGTACTTAATACGGCACCCATTATTATTGCAGCAAATACACCAACAAAACCAATAGGCAGTACTTTCTTTACTAACTCCGGATATATCATATCTTGATTATTGTACATAGAATCCCCAAAATAATAGAAGGCAATTACTCCAGGTAGAATTATGATAATAGGTACCAAAATCTTTAAAACACCTGTATAGAGTAATCCTTTTTGAGCTTCGACCAAATTCTTGGCGCCTAACGCACGCTGAATTATCGTTTGGTTCATGCTCCAGAAGTACAACTGATTAATGATCAAACCTGTAAAAAGTACCTCAAACGGCAGAACTGAATCTTTAACTCCAATGACATTGAATTTCTCTGGACTATGGTTAAACACCTTTGCCAAACCTAAAAACGGATTGCCATCACCAATACCTACCAGTGCTATAATTGGTATTGCCAGACCTCCAATTAACAATCCATATCCATTAATTGTATCTGAAACAGCTACCGCTTTCAACCCTCCAAATATGGCATATATGGATCCTAAAACACCAATACACACAACAGTTATCCAGAGCCCCTCTTCTTTTGATACATCCAAAACTTCAGATATATTAAAAATACTCTCAATATTAATTGCTCCCGTGTAAAGAACAATTGGTAGTAATGTAACCACAAATGATATCATTAGGAATAAAGCAACCAAAGTTCTGGTAGTACTATCAAACCTCTTCTCAAGATATTCTGGTATTGTAGTCAGTCCCATTTTTAAATACTTTGGAACAAAATAGATGGCAGCAGCAACTAAAGCCAACGCCGAAGTTACCTCCCAAGCAATAATTATAAATCCATTTTTATAAGACGATCCGTTCATACCAATTAAATGCTCGGTAGAAATATTGGTCAATAACATTGATCCGGCAATAACAACACCGGTTAAACTTCTTCCGCCGAGAAAATAACCATCTTTAGAATCTAATTTTTCTTTTCTCAGTTTATACCATGAATAAATTGCTACAAAAGCTGTAAAGGCAATAAAAGTAATAGCGGTGTACATATGAATTTGGTTAGGTTTAAAATTAAAATGGAAAGCAAAAAAAATGCTCTAGTAAAAAATGCTAGAGCATTGGCAAACTCAAATAATAATGAAATTAAAAACTCAACTTTTCAGGTAAGTACTTTGCTACCAACTCTTTGTAATAAGGCAGTAATTTTTTAGCATCGGGTGGCACAGGTGCTTTTGAATATAGATCGTAGGGATTAAATTTTTTGACCCACTCGAACATTTCAATGTCCTTTGCGGTCATTAAGTGCGTGTAATCATTTTCTCTATGTTGAGAATAAAAAGAATGGTACCTGATCATATAAAGGGCAGGTTCCGGCAAGTAATCTTTCATTATTTGATAAAGATATTCATCATGTCCCCAACTCATCTTTACATTGTCCAAGCCACAATTTGGCTCGTAGATACCGTATTTTGTATTATATTTACTATCAGTAGCATCAGGATTTGCGTTAAAAAATTCTGGATATACTATTTTATCGGAATAAGCACACCCAACAGGGAAGGTATCACCTACTACAGCCCATTGTGGTTCACCGAACAAACAAAGAATTTTTCCTAAATCATGAATAAAACCGGTAAGCACAAACCAATCTGGATGCCCATCTGCCCTTATTGCTTCAGATGTCTGTAATAAATGCTGTAGTTGGTCCAAATCTATATCTGGATCACTATCGTCTACCAATGTATTTAGAAAATCAACAGCCTCCCAAATTGACATTTCCTTCTTATTGAACTGTAAAAATTCTTTCTCCTTTTCAACTACAAAATCATAGGTTTGAAATTGATGATTTATCCTATAAAATTCTTTGACCGTATCTATTCTTTCTGAGTCTACATAATTTCTAAACTCCTCTTTTTCTTTTGTGGTTTCTTCTGGATCAGGATATCTCTCTAATAAGTTATCTTCCCAATCATCAATATTATCCATAGGATGATCTTGATTGTTGTTCAACGCTTTTTTCATAAAAGTCGATATTAAAGTTTTTGAATAAGTTGATTTGTTGTAATGATAGTACCACTATCTACATGCAATTTATCATATTAATATAATAATTAGATGGATAATACCACCATAAATATGGATTACATGCCAAACAATAAAAATATAAAAGATTCTATTTCAACAATTTACTAGGAGGGAAACCAAATTGCTTCTTAAAACACCTACTAAAATAAAGGGGATCATTGAACCCTACTAAATTGGTGACTTCAGACACATTGTATTTCTTTGATCTTAACAGCTTAGCAGATTTCTTTAATCTAATGGTTCGTATAAATTCATTAGGTGCCAAATCTGTAAGCTCTTTTATTTTTCGGTATAGTTTTGAAGAGCTCATACCTAATTCTTGACATAAAACATTAGTAGTTAAGTCAACATCATCAATATGTTCTTCAATGATATTGGTTACTTGGTCCATGAGTTCCCTATCAATTGGAGAATGGGTAAGTAAACCGACCTCACTTTCTACTTCATCAGAGAACTTTGCTTTGAGCTCTAAACGAGTTTTAATCGTATTTACAATTACAGATTTTAACAGCGATGGATCAAACGGCTTAACCAGGTATGAATCTGCACCAACATCATAGCCTTTGACTTTATCTTCATTCTCAGATAATGCCGTCAGTAAGATTACAGGTATATGACTAATAAACTCATCATTCTTTAGTTCATTGCAAAACTCTAGTCCGTCCATTATCGGCATCATTACATCTGCAACACATAACATTGGTTTTATTTTTCTACAAAGCTGCAAGCCTTCTTCACCATTCTCTGCCTCGTACACCTTATAATAGGTAGATAAGTAATCAATAAGATATTTTCTTAGCTCGGTATTATCTTCAATGACTAAAATTTTATCTTTAATATCAGTATTGGTCGTCTTTCTTTTAATAGGAACAATCGTTTCTGGTTCACTAATTTCTTTGTTAGAAATAAACTCGAACACTTCTTTTTTAGAATAACTCTCCCTATTTATAGGAATTTCAACTGTAAATGTACTACCCTCATTGGGTTTACTCTCAACAACTATGGTACCCTTATGTAATTCAACCAAAGATTTTACAAGAGAAAGACCAATACCGGAACCCGTATTATTTTCTTTACTATTTGTGGCTTGATAAAATCTTGTAAATATTTTTTCTTGACTTTTTAGTGGAATACCTATACCATCGTCACTTACTTCAATTACCAATGTATTTTCATCGTTCTCTTTAAGCTTAACGAACAAATCCACATGACCATATTTGTTGGTGAATTTGATGGCATTGGACAATAAGTTATATAAAATCTTATCAAATTTATCTCGGTCTATCCAACCAAAAAGATGTTCTACTTCGCTAATTATATTAAAATCTATTTGCTTGTTAAAAGCGAACTCTTTAAAAGAATCGAATGTATTTGTGGTGAACAATAATATGTCCGTTTTAGAAACTTTAAGCTTTAGTTCACCTGTTTGCGCTTTTCTAAAATCTAATACCTGATTGACTAAATTTAAAAGTCTACTGGCATTTTGATGAATTAAATTAAATCTACTTTTTTGATAGTCACTACTGTTCTCATTACTTTCTTCCAACAATTGTTTTGCTGGTCCTAAGATTAATGTCAACGGTGTTCTTAACTCATGAGATATATTGGTGAAGAATCTAAGTTTTTCATTGTTCAGTTTAATATCACGCTCTCTATTTACCTTTTCGGTAACCAATTCTTGCTTTAAGCGTAGCCTATTTTTCATTTCTTTTCTTATCAAATAAATTACCAAGACCAAAAATGCAAGAAATAGGATCAAAGCTTGATAGGTTAACCAAAAAGGAGGCTTTATGATAATGTTATATGAATTTACGTTACTCCAATAACCATCACTGTTGCTTGATTTTATTTTGAAAGTATATTCACCTGGAAACAGATTGGTGTATTGTACTGTTCGTGAATTGCTAGAAGTTGATATCCAGTCTTCATCAAAGCCTTCTAACATATACTCAAAGCTGTTCAGTTTTTCTTTAACGTATGAAGGTGTAGAGAATTGAAGTGAAAAATTTCTATTTTTATACTCTAAGGTTACATTCTTAATATCGTTTACATCCTTAAGCAATGGAATTTGACCATTGATTTCCACACCTGGTTCTATTACTTCATTTTGTATTTTAAACTCAGTAATTATAGGGGTTTTAGCTATTTTATTTTCACTTATAGCATGTGGAGAAAAATATATTATTCCGTTTTTACCACCTAAAAATATGTTTGAATCATCAAAATTGTAAAAACCACTAGAACTAAAAACATCTAATCTATTACCACTTTTTACATCATAAATATTATGACTCTTTAAATTAGATTTCAACCTGGCAACACTATTACTATTCATGTTGAACCAAATATCACCGTTTGTATAAGTGAGCATATCTGTTATCCACTTGTCGGCAAGCTCAGAAGGTTCATCTAACGGCACAAATTCTTTGGTATTGAAATCAAATAAATTAAGTCCTTTTCTTGTTGCCGCCCATAAGCGACCTTCATGATCTAACATAATATCACTTACATTATCATGAAGTAAACCAGCATCTGAGGTTGACGATGATGTATAATATTCAAAACTATTTTTACCTTTTAAATAATTAACTACACCTGTCTCTGTAGCAAACCAAATACTGGAATCATTCTGTTTTACAATTTCATTTATTTGGTATCCCTTTAAAAATATCTCTGTATCTGTACCGTTTTTAAGTTCTGTTGTATTCAATATCAGAGCCCCTTCTCCAAAAGACCCTACTAACAGCTGATCTTTTGCATATGTTTCAAAAGCAAAGATTGGCGATTGCTCAAAGCCGATATTGAATTCTTTTGATCTATTTTTTTTATAATCATACACCAATAACTTTCCGTTCCAAAGGCCACAGTAAAATGTTACCCCATCAATGGAATAAATGCTTGCTATATCTTTTTGGTTGTTATACAAGGGTAAAAAGGCATCTTCATTCGAGATAAAAAGTCCATTATGTCTTGTGGCAACTACAACTTTACCATCATAAGTTTTACTAAAACCTCTAATTCTTGGAACTTGATTATTAATATGTAGTGAAATATCCTTATTGCTATTAAATTGATTTTCAAACGGATCATACTTATCTAAACCATCTTCTGTACCGATCCATAACACTCCAGATGAATCAAAAAATAAGGCTGATACCAAATTATCTACCAAAGAAGTATCATCTGTCAATACTGAATAATGCCACTTATATTCACCTTTGGCAATATCTTCCAATTGATTACAAACTAATAACCCACCTAATGTACCTACCCAATATTTGCCATCATCTGCCTGTGTAACCGAAAGAAAATATGGACCCAACCCATCTCTGATCTCTGTATTTTCTATTTCCAGATTTACAAATTCATTTGACCCTTTGTTCAACTTATACAACCCTTCTCTAGTACCAATGAAGATATCTGACTTTGCATCTTCATATATAAAATTTAAATATGGATTTTTCTCTGTTGAATTTGGAATTGTAAGTGTATAAATATGTTTTTGGGAAATTTCACCCTTAGAATCTAACATTAATTTGGCTACACCGCCAGATTCGTAGCTACCGATCCAAAT
Encoded proteins:
- a CDS encoding glycoside hydrolase family 88 protein, translated to MSCKEIPHKKEGILRISADSLLQIRYQKFLDYPIDSISIPRSYDPKTKKVFKVASKDWTSGFYPGNLWQLYKLTGKPAFKSKAMETTDYIEQEKYNDGTHDMGFKIYCSFGEGYVVTGNEKYKEVIIESATTLVTRFNVKVGSIRSWDFNKDIWEFPVIIDNMMNLELLFEATKISGDSTFHKIAVQHANSTLKNHFREDNSSFHVVVYDTVTGRAKDKVTHQGYNDNSSWSRGQAWGIYGFTMCYRYTGNSVYLEQARKSAEFYLKHNSLSEDGIPFWDFNDPSIPNTIKDVSAATIVASAFVELANFTNEKAYLK
- a CDS encoding solute:sodium symporter family transporter; amino-acid sequence: MYTAITFIAFTAFVAIYSWYKLRKEKLDSKDGYFLGGRSLTGVVIAGSMLLTNISTEHLIGMNGSSYKNGFIIIAWEVTSALALVAAAIYFVPKYLKMGLTTIPEYLEKRFDSTTRTLVALFLMISFVVTLLPIVLYTGAINIESIFNISEVLDVSKEEGLWITVVCIGVLGSIYAIFGGLKAVAVSDTINGYGLLIGGLAIPIIALVGIGDGNPFLGLAKVFNHSPEKFNVIGVKDSVLPFEVLFTGLIINQLYFWSMNQTIIQRALGAKNLVEAQKGLLYTGVLKILVPIIIILPGVIAFYYFGDSMYNNQDMIYPELVKKVLPIGFVGVFAAIIMGAVLSTFNSVLNSAATIFSIDVFKRHFGKKSSDKKLVRIGKLTSTILAVFAILVAPMVANAPDGLYQLLQQLNGIFFIPIASIMLAGFFLKKISATAAKVALVIGLTFYILTTFILKVDIHFVHIWGIEFVLNMLVMFIVSYFYPNRQPFKEEDHDYVEMKEWQYTRPMAIMLCIITVVIYVLLGTN
- a CDS encoding inositol oxygenase family protein — protein: MKKALNNNQDHPMDNIDDWEDNLLERYPDPEETTKEKEEFRNYVDSERIDTVKEFYRINHQFQTYDFVVEKEKEFLQFNKKEMSIWEAVDFLNTLVDDSDPDIDLDQLQHLLQTSEAIRADGHPDWFVLTGFIHDLGKILCLFGEPQWAVVGDTFPVGCAYSDKIVYPEFFNANPDATDSKYNTKYGIYEPNCGLDNVKMSWGHDEYLYQIMKDYLPEPALYMIRYHSFYSQHRENDYTHLMTAKDIEMFEWVKKFNPYDLYSKAPVPPDAKKLLPYYKELVAKYLPEKLSF
- a CDS encoding hybrid sensor histidine kinase/response regulator transcription factor, producing MRNVFSIFILIILLATSVTAQDIKFEHYNDDSGLSHNAVRHIVQDKHGFLWLGTFAGLNRFDGYEFKSYLSSSNDGSKLHNDDITALSLDEDSNNLWIGTRVGLSIYKTDTHKFNTYLPDRNDSESLPEGEIRSVYVDKFKRVWVGTKNSGLYILHVETNTFRKVQIENFNYIKAIVEDKNGNIWIGSYESGGVAKLMLDSKGEISQKHIYTLTIPNSTEKNPYLNFIYEDAKSDIFIGTREGLYKLNKGSNEFVNLEIENTEIRDGLGPYFLSVTQADDGKYWVGTLGGLLVCNQLEDIAKGEYKWHYSVLTDDTSLVDNLVSALFFDSSGVLWIGTEDGLDKYDPFENQFNSNKDISLHINNQVPRIRGFSKTYDGKVVVATRHNGLFISNEDAFLPLYNNQKDIASIYSIDGVTFYCGLWNGKLLVYDYKKNRSKEFNIGFEQSPIFAFETYAKDQLLVGSFGEGALILNTTELKNGTDTEIFLKGYQINEIVKQNDSSIWFATETGVVNYLKGKNSFEYYTSSSTSDAGLLHDNVSDIMLDHEGRLWAATRKGLNLFDFNTKEFVPLDEPSELADKWITDMLTYTNGDIWFNMNSNSVARLKSNLKSHNIYDVKSGNRLDVFSSSGFYNFDDSNIFLGGKNGIIYFSPHAISENKIAKTPIITEFKIQNEVIEPGVEINGQIPLLKDVNDIKNVTLEYKNRNFSLQFSTPSYVKEKLNSFEYMLEGFDEDWISTSSNSRTVQYTNLFPGEYTFKIKSSNSDGYWSNVNSYNIIIKPPFWLTYQALILFLAFLVLVIYLIRKEMKNRLRLKQELVTEKVNRERDIKLNNEKLRFFTNISHELRTPLTLILGPAKQLLEESNENSSDYQKSRFNLIHQNASRLLNLVNQVLDFRKAQTGELKLKVSKTDILLFTTNTFDSFKEFAFNKQIDFNIISEVEHLFGWIDRDKFDKILYNLLSNAIKFTNKYGHVDLFVKLKENDENTLVIEVSDDGIGIPLKSQEKIFTRFYQATNSKENNTGSGIGLSLVKSLVELHKGTIVVESKPNEGSTFTVEIPINRESYSKKEVFEFISNKEISEPETIVPIKRKTTNTDIKDKILVIEDNTELRKYLIDYLSTYYKVYEAENGEEGLQLCRKIKPMLCVADVMMPIMDGLEFCNELKNDEFISHIPVILLTALSENEDKVKGYDVGADSYLVKPFDPSLLKSVIVNTIKTRLELKAKFSDEVESEVGLLTHSPIDRELMDQVTNIIEEHIDDVDLTTNVLCQELGMSSSKLYRKIKELTDLAPNEFIRTIRLKKSAKLLRSKKYNVSEVTNLVGFNDPLYFSRCFKKQFGFPPSKLLK